One window from the genome of Bufo bufo chromosome 4, aBufBuf1.1, whole genome shotgun sequence encodes:
- the LOC120999356 gene encoding histone H2B type 1-L-like encodes MVCRERPPVIGLLEAHDSPLYNTQHGALVGSSTVRLVIRLLEQSRMKCSSNAVNKMEAGSQRSAGKKSRTKSKNYSRFIYKVLKQGPQGRDICLAKESELLVSIASEAARLSIYNHRRPITRREVESAVKNIVSLGPSTRPLPGSAASN; translated from the exons ATGGTCTGCAGGGAGCGGCCCCCGGTGATTGGTTTATTGGAGGCACATGACTCCCCGCTATATAACACCCAGCACGGCGCTCTGGTCGGCAGCAGTACTGTGAGGTTGGTTATCAG GCTCCTTGAACAATCCAGAATGAAGTGCTCCTCCAACGCTGTGAACAAAATGGAAGCTGGCAGCCAGAGATCTGCCGGGAAGAAAAGCCGCACAAAGTCCAAGAACTACTCCAGATTCATCTACAAGGTTTTAAAACAG GGACCTCAGGGGCGGGACATCTGTTTGGCCAAAGAATCTGAGCTGTTGGTGTCCATAGCATCTGAAGCTGCCAGGCtgtccatatataaccacagaagACCCATCACCAGGCGGGAGGTGGAGTCTGCTGTGAAGAACATTGTGTCCTTAGGACCTTCCACCCGTCCCCTCCCTGGATCTGCAGCCTCAAACTGA
- the LOC120999357 gene encoding histone H2B type 3-B-like — MVCRERPPVIGLLEAHDSPLYNTQHGALVGSSTVRLVIRLLEQSRMKCSSNAVNKMEAGSQRSAGKKSRTKSKNYSRFIYKVLKQGPQGRDICLAKESELLVSIASEAARLSIYNRRTITRREVESAVKNIVSLGPSTCHLPGSAATN; from the exons ATGGTCTGCAGGGAGCGGCCCCCGGTGATTGGTTTATTGGAGGCACATGACTCCCCGCTATATAACACCCAGCACGGCGCTCTGGTTGGCAGCAGTACTGTGAGGTTGGTTATTAG GCTCCTTGAACAATCCAGAATGAAGTGCTCCTCCAACGCTGTGAACAAAATGGAAGCTGGCAGCCAGAGATCTGCCGGGAAGAAAAGCCGCACAAAGTCCAAGAACTACTCCAGATTCATCTACAAGGTTTTAAAACAG GGACCTCAGGGGCGGGACATCTGTTTGGCCAAAGAATCTGAGCTGTTGGTGTCCATAGCATCTGAAGCTGCCAGGCTGTCCATATATAACAGGAGAACCATCACCAGACGGGAGGTGGAGTCTGCTGTGAAGAACATTGTGTCCTTAGGACCTTCCACCTGTCACCTCCCTGGATCTGCAGCCACAAACTGA